The window AGGAGGAGCAAGATCACACTCCCTTTGCACTGAAGCACTGAgattatggaactggtgcatctaTCTGCCAGGATGTCAAAACTCCACAGCAGATGCACTAAGCAGAAAATTCTATCAGGACCATGAGTgggaaataaaatatacaaaatatattcaGACGCTGGGGTTTCCTGAATATAGACTTTTTTGCTACAACCCTGAATGCCAAGTGTCCACAATTTTGCTCAAGGGCAGGATTGGGACCCTGGTCTCTGGGCGATGCTTTCCTCATTAAATAGGATGCATCTTTACTGTATCCTcgtaaagtggagcacccacagggatagccatctcaaagaacctcagttatcgcacaaggtgagtaattctctctctctttctttttctttttttttggttaaaaaacaaaacttttcattgaaCTAATGTGGATGCAGGGACCACCTCTGGTTAGGTTAAAGTCTAATGATATACTACTGATTATGGGGCTAGACTGATGAAAGCATAGCAGTGATTCATATTATATTTATGTGCTTCTCTCACATTCTATATACATGGCATCCCACACATAACCACAGCAAGTGCTACTAGCAACACAGCAAATAGTAAAATTTAgtcagaaaaaatatttgtgcTCTTTACTTTTTTCAGATTTCTTATTTGCTGACATTTGATACAaatacttttgtgtgtgttttatacaAGAGGACCCACTAATTGATTTTATCGGTATGGTTATTATTATAATAAGTTTGTGATATGAGAAGAATGCTTCTGGTAAGCCTTGcaaatttttttcattaaaattagaactggttggaaaatttcaaaaactgatgaaaaataaGGGAAGGAAAATGGGAAGAAGAGTGGACATTTCACTATTTATTTCTCTGCTAGCTGTCATTGAGATGTACACTTCTTCACTGGAGCAAGTTTCTCATCTATCCTCCCTTCTCTGAAGAGATGTGGTCTAAGAACTGGATTAGGACTCAAGATGCCTGAGTTCTAATCATGGCTCTGATTTTAACTCTCTCTGAGGCCTTGACCAAGTCACTTAGTATCTAAGTTTTcttgtaaaattgggataatatttACAAGAGTAttttgaggattaattaatgtttgtaaagcactacaGAGGGGCTATTCTCATTGTATTGACCCACGAAAAGGCCTTGTTTTATTGTATTCAGAACATGATTtgctagactttaaaaaaatgtgtttttttttttttttttaaaaagggaagatggGACTTGACATATCATTTCAGACCAGTGgctcttttaaaatacagtaaccTGTCCCCATCACCACCCAGTACCAGGTGTCCCAGGGGAAGGTGTAAAAATGACTATAATGGACAATTATAAAGTAACCTGCGTATAGGAGGGAATTCTTCCTAACCTAAAATATTTAGTGGCTGACATGCCCTGAAGGCATGGTTAGAGGACATGACGCTGAACTGGGTAAGGCACCCTATTACAGTTTCACAAGTCGCTTCCCACCTCACTCCCCATCCCTCTTAACCAAgttgttcatttaaaaatctctttGATAAGTGAAATGTAAGAGAAAGAAGCTAACTTTTAGTAACTAAACTTAAAACTATAGGTACATAAAGTTAGGCTAACTCTATATTTAgggctgttgtattaatttagacggaatatatgggcccaaagtTAACTTAActctgtcactgtccaacattaaacagtgccAAACAAGATTcaaggtttggtatacagagatctTAGCCTGCTTAGTACCCAGGCAAATACATCTTTAAAcattcttttaaccttttattaaaaatacagtaaagaagaggaaaaagcatttgaaatgtaaaatattaagtaagatttttattttaacaacatccaTTGTTACACTTtctctttagctggagagagtcttTAGAAGAAAACCTCCCTGGTCTGACACTCTTAGATGGTATTTATATAGAACAGCATTGTTATCTTATCGTATTTGACTTCAGGAGAGTTACCCTGATGAAGACGTGAATCCAGATCAGGGAGTTTAAGATGATATAACATGTATGTCAAAGGGACAGAAGAGTGGAATGTtgcaaaatatatgtataaaaatataaaaaattgttttgacttAAATAACTTGACAGTTCCCTTTTCGTTATGTACACATAGTTTATAAAATCATCCAGTACAAAAGTCTTTGTTGACCAGTGTCGTCCACCATTAACTGTACACCCATGGCACAATAAAAAAAGCCTGAGAAAACAGATACTCCTTTCACCATGTTCTAAAAATCAATAGACTTTGACTCAGTTTGACCAGTTGGCAAAGTGAGTTCTAGAGCCAAGGAACCTCCACTGACAATGCCCTGGTCCCAGATGATCAGATCTAGCAGCAGTCAGCTAAAGTGTCTCAGCTGCCACATGTTGTTACATGGAAAGATAAGAGGTGTCTCAGGTAGCCAGGATTGGAGATCAGAGTCAACATGTTGAATTGGGAGTTAGGAGTTTGAAATAGGGAGCATGGTCTGTCTTTAGAGATTTGGAGCATTATGCTGTTTGCATCTCCTACTGTTAAGAAATCAGGCAGCCATGATCCATTCAGGAAATCAATAATGAATGGACGCTATGACACAGCATCCATCTGAGACACGATAGGTTATTTTTTGAGTTGACAAGTTTGGTAGATAAAggtaactgtaaaaagaaaaggaagacttgtggcactttagagacttacaaatttatttgagcataagctttcatgagctacagctcacttcatcaaagcttatgctcaaataaatttgttagtctctaaggtgccacaagtcctccttttctttttgtggatacagactaacacggctgctactctgaaaaaggtaACTGTGACATTGTATGCATAGATTTCTATAAGGCCGATTTAATCccgcatgacattctgattaaaaatttaGCACTATATATAATCAGACTATATTAAATTGATTAAAGACTGTTTAACTGATAGattacaaaatgtaattataaatggggaatcctTACCCAATGTGGGTGTTTATCAggttctgcagggatctgttcttggcccagtGTTGTTCAATATCTTGATCAATGATCTgaaggaaaatataaaatcagtggTAAAACTTGAAGATGACAAAACTTAGAGTGACAAATAATCCAAATTACTTATTAAACTGGACTCATTacaacaatatgcattttaacagCCAAATACAAAGTCCTACATCTGggagcaaagaatgtaggtcacatttATGAGatggtggactgtatcctggaattCAGTTATATTGGAAAgaattggcggggggggggggggagtgtcatTGTAGATGATCAATTGAACATGCACTCCCAGTGTAATGTTGAAGCTAAAAGGGTGAACATGATCCATGAATGTATAAACAGGGAGATATCACACTGGAATGTGGAGGTGGTATTACCTCGGCATATgacattagtgagaccattactatAATAgttgttgaaaaactggaaagggttcagaaaagagctacaagaatgagtAGAGGTCAGGAAAATGAGCCAtatagtgagagacttaagaagctctATATATTTACTTTATCTAAGAGACGGTTAAgtgtgacttgatcatggtctacaagtacctgcatggggaagaACTTTTTGATAGTAGAAATCTCTCTACTCTAGCAGAAAAATGCATAGCAAGATCTAacagttggaagttgaagctagacaaattcagactaaaataaggcacaatttttttttttaaaatagtgagaGTAATTGTCTGTTGCAACAATTTACCTTGGgatatggtagattctccatcaccggaagtctttaaatcaagattggatgtctttctaaaaaaaatgcTATAGTTCAAACAGAGGTTATATGGACTTTGTGCAGAAATTActggtgaagatttttttttggcatatGTTATGCgagtggggtgagggggcagactatatgatcataatggtcctttctgcctTAAAATATATGTATGACTCACCTGACTAGAtgcaaataaaattgtttttcatcAGCATTATCATGTGAGTGTCGAGCAATAATTGCCATGCTGTTTGAAATGATTCACGatcatgagtgccaacctcatgGCAgtctgtcaaaaagcagggcagacaccccaaaccgGTGGTATATTCTGTAATTAGCTTTCACCAactcagtaacaaatgtgaactcctgctCATTTTAACAATCTTACCATGGAGCCATTGACAATCCCCCATGGCACTCCAGTCTCTTGCcatccaggcaagctggacttagtgataaatgattacttacaccaaaaatcacaaaatactCAGGTTGCTCCTAGtctcaagagaccagtcacttaccccagattaATTTGTACTTTAGACCTCACACTGGCACAAAGACACtcaaagacaacactggcagccaatcttatagtaaactaactaagactctgttaactaggaaaaagaaatgagtcacttagaggttaaagcaggcaacatatgAGCACAAATGAATCACAGTCCAGGGTTCCAAAAGATGACAGAGATGTAATAATCTGTCCCCCAAGTGTCTTTTAGGGTgaacccaggttgaccctggggatctctgcttttagTTTTTTAGCTCCAGCCCTTGTTAGAGTAACAGCAAAGAGAACCATTTCTTCTTGTGAGCATCTTTATATACCCTtcccctagagttcaaagtgatgggACAAGAGACCCTGCACATAACTTCTtcatgggtggatggggcaatcaGCTAAGTCTTTGTTctacaatggcccatttagccTTGATAGTCCTTCTTGATGGGCAGGGGGAACCACTCTTTCTGCctaggttcacaagttcagagcaggcattttttcaattttcaaataaaacttaCATATTACCCTGTAGAACAGGACACGCATATTACAAGtaaattaatgcatgcagcaacttacaagtaTCTTGCAGAGTCTAAACACTAACCAGATTCTTACACATCTAACACCTATCTTGAACAATCCTAATATCTAGATGGGCTGGTCTGGTTTctagctatgaatttgtcagtgcttagCTGATGCCTAGagacttggcaagagctggcacctggtttgccagcatcatgATCATCTtatccaaaaatattcaaatcaAATATAGactgttttaaaagtttttagtTATTTGAATCAACTTTTGTTCAAGATTGCAGAAGACAGCAAAGtagaaaaatggaatttttacAGGACTCCTTAATGTTTTTCTGTCAGTACTTATTTTTTTCCTACAAGGACAATGCTTTATTAACATCTTAATAAACCTAGGtcccaatgggagttttgggcaTGCAAGGAGTTCAGGTTTAGGCTTCTAGCATAACTGCATATTGCAGAATGCATTAGGAATAAAGTGTAGAAAAAAGAAAGCTCTTCTCATTTTGCTCAGGACAAGAACCTGAATGTTCAACTGATGAAAAACACTGACTTGggaaaaatgtggattttgtttttgaatgtcaAACACATTTCAGATTTATTCACCATAAAAAAGCATTTCTTACTCTGAATTTTCAGAATGCTGTGCTGAGCGAAAGAGAGATGCTTGTCTAGTCAGTGCACTCTGTACAGCCAGTTCTGAAAAAGGGGCAACAGAGTGTGTGTCTAGATTTCaagcagaagagggggaaaaagtgaaCCAATCTACAAAACCCTCAGACTTTGAAAAGTGGTAAGCAGTTTAtaatttttccccctgaaattACATTCTTAAAATATGTATTGATTGCGGGGGTTGAAATGTCTTCATTTTATTCTTGGTTGTACATAAGGCTTTCCAAAATTACACTAAAGGGGGCTAGATGCAAAtcagatcttttttaaaaatggtaagttTAGCTATAGTCAAAGACAGATctcagttttatttcttttgatgTATAGTTCAGCTCTAAAAAaagcaatgaaataaaaatgataccTTCTTGCTGAATAGATCTGCTTACATTAGAAGtaaaaatatttgatattttttaacttcggttagccctgcagagccaacacagctctAGGAGAGATGAGCAGgattcttttcctcttcctgcaCCATCGCTAGAAATTTTAATTAAGTCCAGGCTACCCTCTGCTTTCATTTGCAAGTGTAATTGAGCTGAAGTTAACAAAATGATCATTAACCAGCAAAATCATTATTACTGGTGATAATGAATGAGAAGGAAATAACCcagtttgactttcagatcctGCTCCAAGTTTGTTGAGCTGGCACTTTAGAAAAAACTATGTCTTTACTTATAACCTGGGCAAATTAGATTTTCAGAACTATGAGGCACAATAAACAAGGAACTCCATGAAGCCATTTTGACAACGACTAATCAGAGACAGACCACGatttccttcattttaaaaattctcattggAGCTGGAACCCTAGTACAGAACTCTACATCAAGGAGTGCCCATCTGCATCTCTGGTTATGGACTCCTACATTCTGCTTTCTTCCATCTGCTTCCGAGGAACAGAAGGGAACTTGGGCTCTGGCCACTTGTGAGGCTATCCTTTCTCTGGTGTTCGTAGGGTCAGGCAGTTAGCCTCTCTCTGTCTGTAGGAGCCACCAAATATTTGCCTACTGGGTTTATGCACCTATCCTTTTAAAGCCTAAAACCTACTGTTCCACAGATAATTAGTGATAAATCGACTAATGACCAGGACTTTTCTTCAATGGCCCTGACTTCAGATGCAGTGGGTCTGATCAGTGGCCATGGGGGTGGTCACAGTGTGTCCTGCTGGTCTGCCTGAGGGTTTTTTAGGCTTAGACACTGGGTTTCTTCAGCATTGCTGCTCCTAGTTACAACAGAGCCACTGACGAACACCATCCAGTATATCTGCTACATACATTAACAGCAGCAAGGGAAGGAgctttttaaagcagaaaaataaatgaacGTTCATGTATTTGATTctcaatttaattttcaaaatgaaagaaaaccttttttaaaaaaatgatcaaaTATAGTTCTTTGACTGTAGCTTTTAaggcatgtgttttttttttttgaagagtcATAAATCATATGAACTGCAATATAAAGTGTCAGCTTACTGGCTGTCTAGCAGAAGGGAGGAATGATGGAAATCCTGGAAATTCTGAGGAAATAAAGGAGGCGGGTGAAGAAGATTATGATGAAACATACATTATTGTCAGCATTTTTTTCAAATTGTCTGAGATTTGAGGGGATTCGCAGCCTCTCCTTGACCCCCTAGGTGTTTGTTTCTAGTGATTCAATTGTGCCGTATTGCTATAGTTGTGAATCTGACACACTTCTTCCTGGAGAGCTCTCAGTCTCTGACTCATTGTTTGTAGAATGTCCCATGTGGTAATCTATAGTAGCAGTTCAGTGTGATGGATGCAAATGGGCTTGCTAGTGTCACAGCACAGTGGTCAGCCCAAAAAATTCAAAGAGGATATGATTTTCAAATGCTATAGTTAAAAGAAAGacatgtcttttttaaaaaaataatatagcaCCCCATTCCTAACATAGATCATTAACTGACAATTTCTTAAGGAACATGAAAGAGACAGAAAGGAATTGTACCTCACTAAGTATAGTTTCTGAAAGCTGTAGCCAGCAGCACTGAGGCAGCTAGGATGTTCCAGGGATCTGCCATTTTGGAGGAGCCCCTCTGCTTGTCCTAATATTAACTATGACAGTATAgctcttttttattttagtcAACCCCTAATTGTGGCTCACAAGTTATAAATCAAACATATATGTATCTGGTACAGTTCTAAATATATGCAGGTAATACATACAGACATTAACATGAATCAACTGCCtataaaatgttctttttccaGAACAGGACGTTGGTGTCCTCTATAGGGAAATCATTTTCCCCCACAAAATTTGTAAAAATAGAATTAGTCCAGTACTTTATGTGAAGACTCAAGCAGAGCAAAGTGTTATGATGAACATGAAAAACAGATTTCATAACTGAAACACTGAAAATCCTTTTGACTATAGCAGCATGAATCATGTCACTATAATACCCTTATCAAAATTAAGCAATGCAAAGGAAGGCAGCAAATGTcatgtttgtattgcagtattataatataatacaatacaaataaatacattatgaTTACCCCACAATTCCTCGTATATGATGCTTCACTGAGTGCACTATTCTGTTTTTTTCACATAGATGTCAAAATTGCAGAAATAGCCTCTGCTGGTTTCAAAATTGTGATAAGAAATTCACAACCCCCAAACCACAGTATGTCCTGCTGCATGTTCTAAAAATTGTCTGAAGCAGTGGTGCAAGACCTAAACCAAACTCTGATTGGActctaaggttaaaaaaaaaaaagctccaagTATACAATTGCATACTCAAAATGGATACCTAATTTGTGTTCACAATAACTTTCAAAGTTGGAGAAGACTTTTGAATAACTCGTTCTACTTTTGGCCTAGCCCTAACAAACAGTTTCTGTTTGTCAGTGAGAGTGGATTTGGAATGAATGAGTGTTTTAAATTAGCATTAGACAACATAGATTCTTCTACTTGGACAAGATATTTCTGCTATAGATTACGCAGTTCAATCAAAGCACTAGCTGGAGCAGCAGAAATAGATTTCTTGCGAAATTCTTCTGTGGCAAAGTAGTAACAGATGGCATCCAAACAGCAGTTGACATTAGCTAAACACATAGCCACCTGTAAGAAGAGACTAATGCTTTGTTTCACAGTGCAGTCCACAATGATGCGCTGTCTCACCAGGAACTGCAGAAACATCCCAAGATGGAATGGTGTAAAGGAGACAACAAACACTATGAGGTTGGCAAAAATGATCCATATAGAGGCAGCTTGCTCAGCCCATGTTTGCCCCTGGTTTTTACGCCTCCAAAGAGTCTGGATGATCTGAACATAGCAATAAATCATCAGAGTCAAAGGGATGAGAAATCCAAAGACTTCAACAGAAAGGATGATGGGAATGCCCCATGCCTGTTCGGACATATTGTGGAAGCACTTGACTTTGTCATTGTTGTGGAAGTCATAGATGGGGATGCTGCTAAGCCAAACTACAACCCAAACACAACAGCATACCATGATTGCCTGTTTGGGGGATCGGAAAGCTTTGGCTTTGAGCGGGTGCCTTATAGCAATATATCTGTCCAAGCTAATACAGACAATGATGAAAATACTCCCATACATACTGACGAAGTAGAGAGCCTCTGTAAATTTGCATAAGAGCTGCTTCTGCTCTTTTTTGGAGTCATACATCTTGAAAGGAAGTGAGAAAAGAAGAAGCAGATCCGCAAGAGCAAGGTTTATCATGTAGATTGATGACTCTGTCTGTTTCTTCCAAGAGTAGAACACCCAGAGAGCTATCAAGTTCAGAATCAAACCAACAATGAAGGTAGGTATGGAGATCATGAGCTGGAGAGACTTCATTATAGTATCAATTCGTTCAAAGGAGCACTTGTCATCCATTTGTCCtctaaaacacacacagagcaggttAAAACCACTAGATTCTCAGatttcaaataaataatataaaatattgaataaaattttctaaagcatttaagtcctattttcaaaagtgggatTTAGGCcgctaaatcccattgattttgaaGGAGACTTgaccatgattttcaaaagtcactattAATTTTAACTTCATTCTGTTCTAATTTTGAGTGGCCAGCATGAAATAccataaaggggcctgatttttcagaatgtgggtactgagcactttctgaaaattatgcccttttaaagtgttttaagtTGGGCATCAAAACCACAAAATCACTAGttgctcttgaaaatcttggccaagcCTCATTCAAGATCAATGGGACataagctcctaaatcacatgggagcttttgaaaatcttactcaATATCAATTTTTTTGCAGCCTCTGAGGTGCAGTTGATAATGCTTTGCACAGCAGTGACGGAAGAGTAAGCAAatattttttatggaaaaaataatcaaTGTGGAACAATTGATGATCCTTAATGATCAAGTGGAACAATTACAATTGATTTTGAATGTCTCATCTGAGGGAGTTACACACAGTTAATTGGACACAGGAGCATGATGTTTCCTCAATGAGGTCTGCTCCTTGGACCCTAACAGTGGCTGAGTAACATGTCAATTTGACTTTGCAGCTTTCACTCTGCAGCTGCCAGAGTTCCCAGGGTCTATGCCTCTGGGGCAGTCACAGTGAGGACACCGGGGCTTTCAGGCTTCCTGGTCACTGGGCTCGCTTTGCCTTTCCAGATCCTGGAGGTGGTGGGGAGGTAAAGTGTGGGagctctctctgctgctctggctcctggagctggggagtggggtaaGGTGGGAACTGGTGTGGGAGAAAGTTCTATGACAGCAGCTCTGTGTGTCCACCATTTTCCCACTCAATGTTCCTATTGTCCCTAAAATGTATAGGGTTCTGGCTATTGGTGCCTAGAACATCCCATAAaactttggaattgatcagatgtgGTATTCAAAAGCTATTGCattacacagagagagacagagaaatgccattgagttgatttcagagtagcagctgtgttagtctgtatttgcaaaaaagaaaaggagtacttgtggcaccttagagactaacaaatttatttgagcataagctttcgtgagctacagctcacttcatcggatgagtgagctgtagctcacgaaagcttatgctcaaataaatttgttagtctctaaggtgccacaagtactactctTCTTTATTGAGTTGATTGTAAGTCCTCACACGCTTGGCCAGGTAAACTATCATTACATGATTTTTGTCCTTTTAGACTaaagtgtaaaatatttttatcataatATGACATATTTATATTACCTTTTGATCTCTATCAGAAATAATTGTTAGGCTTAAAACTAGGCTTTTCAGTCAATGTTCCTGTGAAAGGCTTTAAAATtgtaacagaaattaaaagatgaGGTACTTTACCTTAATTTTCAGCAGAGAGATTTGAAGGGGCTGGTTCAGACAAAGTTAACCTGTAGACTAGATCTCTTGAAGATACTTTAAAAAGAAGCATCTACTAATTTGCAATGGACCTCTACCACATCCGTCCCACCACTCCTCCAAAGACCAGTGATGAATCAACAAGAAACACCTGCACAGGGAGAGAATCTAAAACAGCTGGCTTCTTGTAAGAGAGATGACTCTGAGATGCCTGCAAAAAGCCAGCTCTGAGAGGATACCCCAGAAAGTAGAACCCCAGAGCAGGTCACCACCAAAGAACTGATACTCTGTGCTAGACTCCTTTTACTCACCccaggctctgaggtaagagctGTGATGTTTTGGGACTTTGAGTTTATTTTGTCTGAATAAACTTAGACTCCAATAAGGATGGTGATTGAATGAGCAAGTATGTGGAGTCTGTGTAAGGGGCCTGGAAAAGGGAGAATAAAGAGCAGGGCAGTGCAGAAGCACCTTGGCCATGAGGAGATGCGTGTGGGGAGGTCAATTTGTTTACAAGCTGTTTtctccagggctggctctaggcactagCAAACCAAGcatgtgctcttttttttttttttttttttttccttcagtggcactctgcttggggcagcaaaaaaccgaGAGCCGGCCCTAGTTTTCTCATATGGCTTTTAATGCACACATGAGAATGAAAGAGGTGGTTGGATTTATGGAACTGAATCCTCAGATGTTTCTAGTAAGCTCTGGCCCCAGCTGATGTGGGGAGCTGTTTTTGGCTCCCTGGTCCTGGGCCCAGTTCTGTCCTGGCCTTGGCATAGTTCAGAGCAACCTAGGAGCTATGTCAGCTGGTAACGGACAGTGGCAAAGATCATGGATGGCAACATATTCCatactgcaggggtgggggaagggttgaaaggggtgggagggagtggtgTTGATTTAAGAGTAACCCCACTTTTGGGTTACCCACATTTCTGTGAATCTTTGCATGCTGGAAATTTGTCCTCTGTAAAACACCTGCTTAAAAATGTGAATGCCTGCAGGCACACAGCTCTTAAACTATTTAAAAGGCATGTGTACATTTTAGCCAGTACAAGTTCCTGCTCCTGCCGTGTGTGGGTGCAAACAAGTGCAGACTGCATGTTGACAGTAGCTGTAGATAGAGTAACATTTCGTCTTTTGACTTCCTTGTTTTGGGCAAATTTTGGTAACAGAAGCTAGTAATTTAACAGGTGATGTACTCCTTTAGTTCATCTTCAACGAAGGCATTAGGGACGACATGAAATGATACTATAGAATATTTCCATATAAAACACTTAATTTTAAATGGATTGGTAGTt of the Dermochelys coriacea isolate rDerCor1 chromosome 9, rDerCor1.pri.v4, whole genome shotgun sequence genome contains:
- the LOC119861389 gene encoding G-protein coupled receptor 55-like — its product is MDDKCSFERIDTIMKSLQLMISIPTFIVGLILNLIALWVFYSWKKQTESSIYMINLALADLLLLFSLPFKMYDSKKEQKQLLCKFTEALYFVSMYGSIFIIVCISLDRYIAIRHPLKAKAFRSPKQAIMVCCCVWVVVWLSSIPIYDFHNNDKVKCFHNMSEQAWGIPIILSVEVFGFLIPLTLMIYCYVQIIQTLWRRKNQGQTWAEQAASIWIIFANLIVFVVSFTPFHLGMFLQFLVRQRIIVDCTVKQSISLFLQVAMCLANVNCCLDAICYYFATEEFRKKSISAAPASALIELRNL